One genomic segment of Chitinophaga parva includes these proteins:
- a CDS encoding cytochrome-c peroxidase, giving the protein MKGLIWGIGAIVLVLSCGEHTGKQKPVANDPYEDSLMQLARNTFRRLPTIAESKTNSLTPEKIRLGKVLFFDTRLSKTGTQSCNSCHNLQTYGVDNLPSSVGDAGGKGDRNSPTVFNAALQNMQFWDGRAADVEEQAGMPILNSAEMAIPHEGFLINRLSSIKLYQDLFQAAFPGEKKPVTYKNLEKAIGAFERTLLTPSRFDSYMEGDTRALTTEEKSGLRLFVESGCSSCHNGVGIGGSMMQKFGLVTDYRTLTMGPMADEGRKQVTHREQDKDIFKVPQLRSVAGTFPYFHDGSIADLDSAVKIMGKAQLNRNLSSEQARQITAFLNSLSGQIDPAKIAMPAELEKK; this is encoded by the coding sequence ATGAAAGGACTGATCTGGGGCATTGGGGCCATTGTTCTTGTGCTTTCCTGCGGGGAACACACCGGAAAGCAAAAGCCGGTCGCTAATGATCCGTACGAAGATTCCCTGATGCAGCTTGCACGTAATACCTTCAGGAGATTACCCACTATCGCAGAAAGCAAAACCAATTCTTTAACGCCTGAAAAGATCAGGCTGGGAAAAGTATTGTTTTTCGATACCCGGCTTTCCAAGACAGGAACCCAGAGTTGCAATTCCTGTCATAACCTCCAAACCTATGGTGTGGACAACCTGCCTTCATCGGTGGGCGATGCCGGCGGGAAGGGGGACAGGAATTCGCCAACGGTTTTTAATGCTGCGTTGCAGAATATGCAGTTTTGGGATGGCCGGGCTGCCGATGTAGAAGAACAAGCCGGTATGCCGATATTAAATTCAGCAGAAATGGCTATTCCCCACGAGGGTTTTTTAATAAACAGGCTAAGCTCAATTAAATTATACCAGGATTTGTTTCAAGCGGCATTTCCCGGTGAGAAAAAACCGGTGACGTACAAAAATCTGGAGAAGGCAATAGGCGCCTTTGAGCGAACCCTTCTGACTCCGTCACGCTTTGACAGCTATATGGAAGGAGATACGAGGGCTTTAACCACGGAGGAGAAATCAGGGCTCAGGCTGTTTGTTGAATCGGGATGCTCCAGTTGCCACAACGGAGTTGGCATTGGTGGTTCTATGATGCAAAAGTTCGGACTGGTAACCGACTACCGCACCCTGACAATGGGCCCGATGGCCGACGAAGGAAGAAAGCAGGTGACACACCGGGAACAGGATAAGGATATTTTTAAGGTGCCTCAATTGCGCAGTGTGGCCGGTACATTTCCCTATTTCCATGATGGAAGCATAGCTGACCTGGATTCCGCCGTGAAGATCATGGGCAAGGCCCAGTTAAACAGGAATTTATCCAGCGAACAGGCCAGGCAGATCACTGCCTTTTTGAATTCTTTATCAGGCCAGATCGATCCTGCAAAAATCGCCATGCCTGCAGAATTGGAAAAAAAATAG
- a CDS encoding glycoside hydrolase family 31 protein, protein MKKMFSWLPLAICLGMPLTTRAQYQPLAAAKAIVQPEKQVRFTVLADGMVRMEWDSLGHFTDQASFVVVNRKLPVPAYTQQLQGEWYTIHTPLLTLRYKKGSGRFNADNLEVTYEQEGRRLQWRPGTPQLQNLKGTYRTLDRYDGNLLDGKTPMQLEDGILARDGWTLIDDSRSFLFDNAAFPWVDTTARHSGQDWYLLMYGHHYKTALQNYAAIGGKVPLPPRYAFGYWWSRYWRYSDVELRQLVDNFHRYNIPLDVLVIDMDWHQQGWTGWTWDNSLFTSPERFLEWTNQQHLKTTLNLHPADGVGPQERQYASFAKANNFDTAGHHAIPYMGSNKRFMQTLFDTILRPYEKQGVDFWWLDWQQWPDDPQVHGLDNTWWLNYVFFTEKEKYGQRRPLLYHRWGGLGNHRYQTGFSGDATISWRSLAFQPYFTSTASNVLYDYWSHDIGGHNMPEGFKSLDPELYTRWMQYGALSPIFRTHSTKSALLNKEIWNFSGAYFNAIYNAIRLRYTLAPYIYTMARQTYDSALAICRPLYYEHPDDDSAYHFTSEYYFGDDMLVAPIGKPADNGVSKETVWLPAGNDWYEWHTGTLLHGGQTMARQFSIDEYPLYVKAGAIIPMNRDTVKQLDGQTAAIQLGIFPGAAGKGRLYEDDGDDQHYASQYAVTNYTTGMATGGALKLQIQPVKGHFAGMRTIRDYKLCFYGQAMPEAVVVAGKRLPYASTGNGARWYYNGQQLCVEVYLPGVNALQGQTVSLLPGNTPAPDINGLPEKMKRLYQASEALKYTNAYVVIPYQLAQMEELPQALSYYPGRYAQLINDFNRGYAQLDAILEKAGGISANEKAAFLQAAGK, encoded by the coding sequence ATGAAAAAAATGTTCTCCTGGCTGCCGCTGGCCATTTGCCTCGGTATGCCCCTGACAACCCGCGCCCAGTACCAACCCCTGGCAGCGGCAAAAGCCATCGTGCAGCCCGAAAAGCAGGTACGCTTTACCGTCCTGGCAGATGGTATGGTGCGCATGGAATGGGACAGCCTTGGCCACTTTACAGACCAGGCTTCCTTTGTAGTAGTGAACCGTAAATTACCGGTGCCCGCTTACACGCAGCAGCTACAAGGCGAATGGTACACCATCCACACCCCGCTGCTGACACTGCGTTACAAAAAAGGCTCCGGCCGTTTTAATGCAGACAACCTGGAAGTCACCTACGAGCAGGAAGGCCGCCGCCTGCAATGGCGCCCCGGCACCCCACAACTACAAAATCTCAAAGGCACGTACCGCACACTGGACCGCTACGATGGCAACCTGCTGGACGGCAAAACGCCCATGCAGCTGGAAGATGGCATACTGGCCCGCGATGGCTGGACGCTGATCGATGACAGCCGCAGCTTCCTGTTTGACAATGCGGCCTTTCCCTGGGTAGACACCACGGCCCGCCATAGTGGCCAGGACTGGTACCTGCTGATGTATGGCCATCATTACAAGACGGCATTGCAGAACTATGCCGCCATTGGCGGCAAGGTGCCGCTGCCACCACGCTATGCCTTTGGCTACTGGTGGTCGCGGTACTGGCGATATTCAGATGTGGAGCTTCGCCAGCTGGTGGACAATTTCCACCGCTACAACATTCCACTGGATGTACTGGTGATAGACATGGACTGGCACCAGCAGGGCTGGACCGGGTGGACGTGGGACAACAGCCTGTTCACCTCCCCGGAACGCTTCCTCGAATGGACCAACCAGCAGCACCTGAAAACCACACTGAACCTGCACCCCGCAGATGGTGTAGGGCCGCAGGAGCGCCAGTATGCTTCGTTTGCGAAGGCAAATAATTTTGATACCGCAGGGCATCATGCCATCCCCTACATGGGGTCCAACAAGCGCTTCATGCAAACGCTTTTTGATACCATTCTCCGTCCTTATGAAAAACAAGGCGTTGATTTCTGGTGGCTGGACTGGCAGCAGTGGCCGGACGATCCGCAGGTACATGGGCTTGACAATACCTGGTGGCTTAACTATGTGTTCTTTACAGAAAAAGAAAAATATGGCCAGCGCAGGCCTTTGCTCTACCACCGCTGGGGAGGATTGGGCAATCACCGCTACCAGACCGGCTTTTCCGGCGATGCCACTATCTCCTGGAGGTCACTGGCATTCCAGCCTTACTTTACCAGCACCGCATCCAATGTGCTGTATGATTACTGGAGCCACGACATAGGCGGGCACAATATGCCGGAAGGTTTTAAATCCCTGGATCCCGAGCTGTACACCCGGTGGATGCAATACGGTGCGCTGAGCCCCATCTTCAGAACACATTCTACTAAAAGTGCCTTGCTGAACAAAGAGATCTGGAACTTCAGCGGTGCGTATTTCAATGCGATCTACAACGCCATCCGCTTACGCTATACCCTGGCACCTTACATCTACACGATGGCACGCCAGACGTATGACTCCGCCCTGGCCATTTGCAGGCCTTTGTACTATGAACACCCGGATGACGACAGCGCTTACCACTTCACCAGCGAATACTATTTTGGAGATGATATGCTGGTAGCGCCCATTGGCAAACCAGCCGACAACGGCGTGTCCAAGGAAACCGTGTGGCTGCCTGCCGGTAATGACTGGTACGAATGGCATACCGGCACCCTGCTGCATGGCGGGCAAACCATGGCGCGGCAGTTTTCTATTGACGAATACCCGTTGTATGTAAAAGCAGGCGCCATTATTCCCATGAACCGGGATACGGTGAAACAACTGGATGGACAAACCGCCGCTATACAACTGGGCATCTTCCCTGGCGCCGCCGGGAAGGGCCGCCTGTATGAAGATGACGGGGACGACCAGCATTATGCATCCCAATATGCTGTTACCAATTACACCACCGGCATGGCCACCGGCGGAGCATTAAAACTGCAGATCCAACCGGTGAAAGGTCACTTTGCCGGCATGCGCACCATCCGCGATTATAAGCTGTGCTTTTATGGGCAGGCAATGCCCGAAGCCGTGGTAGTGGCGGGTAAGCGCTTACCTTATGCATCTACCGGCAACGGGGCACGCTGGTATTACAATGGCCAGCAACTCTGCGTAGAGGTATACCTGCCCGGTGTGAATGCATTGCAAGGGCAAACGGTATCACTGCTGCCAGGCAATACCCCCGCGCCAGACATCAACGGGCTGCCCGAAAAAATGAAACGGCTGTACCAGGCATCGGAAGCTTTAAAGTATACTAATGCCTACGTGGTAATACCGTACCAACTGGCACAAATGGAAGAACTGCCGCAGGCGCTGTCCTATTATCCCGGACGCTATGCACAATTGATCAATGACTTTAACCGCGGCTATGCCCAGCTGGATGCAATATTGGAGAAAGCGGGCGGCATCTCTGCCAATGAGAAGGCTGCATTTTTGCAGGCTGCAGGCAAGTGA
- a CDS encoding RagB/SusD family nutrient uptake outer membrane protein: MKRFTYTALFILLGALVFSSCEKYLNVVPSETISSADVLDNIVNAEKIWTRLYATTLQDFGLTETGGYNGVLLDACTDESKNHWESPGELAFNSGSWSPVSNALDNWTSAYQTVRLANILLENIDQAKIPADKISYYQPRIPGYKADARFLRAMQYFELMRRYGAVPLITRSYNVADAAAASGPRTSLDSIVDFITSECDAVAAVLPLTYNDQPSEVGRITKGAALSLKAITLLYAASPLFNGNTLYAGIKNPDGSQLFPQAYDVNKWKRAADAAKAVLDLNIYSLNNPNPANPIDNYAQLFYSREYNETILPFMRGSDRNTEQVFLPNGQDAQSCGGYGKLSVFQTMVDAYEMKNGLPITDAGSGYQSTGTFNGPLWDGKAYRQCSNISNMYKDRDPRFYATIFFQYEYWDSASHSRPLKYAYFGGANGACDGWPKSGTNCETGYGWRKWMNPNVNLRSGNGTTNRNYPVIRLPEILLAYAEATNEFQAAPTQDVYDAVNKIRARVSMPALPITAEDRTKEGMRKRIRNEWRVEFAFENHRFWDVRRWLIAKQVDNGPMYGLNARPSQAELQATGLDENSEAAGVAVFYKQTVNQNRVFTDKHYLFPIPQIEVNKNPNLVQNYGW, translated from the coding sequence ATGAAACGCTTTACATATACTGCCCTTTTCATCCTGCTCGGCGCACTGGTCTTCTCCTCCTGTGAGAAGTACCTCAACGTGGTGCCGTCAGAAACCATTTCCAGTGCCGATGTGCTGGATAATATTGTGAATGCAGAAAAGATCTGGACCCGGCTGTATGCCACTACCCTGCAGGACTTTGGCCTTACAGAAACCGGTGGTTACAACGGGGTGCTGCTGGATGCCTGCACGGATGAATCCAAGAACCACTGGGAAAGCCCCGGGGAACTGGCATTCAACTCCGGCTCCTGGAGCCCGGTGAGCAACGCACTGGATAACTGGACCTCCGCTTATCAGACCGTGCGCCTTGCCAATATCTTGCTGGAAAACATTGACCAGGCAAAGATCCCGGCAGATAAGATCAGTTATTACCAGCCGCGCATTCCCGGTTATAAAGCAGATGCACGCTTTCTCCGCGCCATGCAATACTTTGAGCTGATGCGCCGTTATGGTGCGGTGCCCCTCATCACCCGTTCTTACAACGTGGCCGATGCCGCCGCGGCCAGCGGCCCCCGCACATCACTGGATTCCATTGTGGACTTCATCACTTCAGAATGCGATGCAGTGGCGGCCGTACTGCCCCTCACTTACAATGACCAGCCCAGTGAAGTAGGCCGCATCACCAAAGGAGCTGCCTTGTCACTTAAGGCCATCACCCTGTTATACGCAGCCAGCCCGCTGTTCAACGGCAACACCCTGTATGCAGGCATCAAGAACCCTGATGGCAGCCAGCTGTTCCCGCAGGCATATGACGTTAATAAGTGGAAACGTGCTGCAGATGCGGCTAAAGCGGTACTGGACCTGAACATTTATTCCCTCAACAATCCCAACCCGGCCAACCCGATCGATAACTACGCGCAACTGTTTTACTCCAGGGAATACAACGAGACCATCCTGCCTTTCATGCGCGGCAGTGACCGTAACACAGAACAGGTGTTCCTGCCCAACGGCCAGGATGCGCAGTCCTGCGGTGGCTACGGCAAGCTCAGTGTGTTCCAGACCATGGTGGATGCGTATGAGATGAAAAACGGCCTGCCCATCACCGATGCCGGTTCCGGTTATCAATCCACCGGCACCTTTAACGGCCCGCTGTGGGACGGCAAGGCTTACCGCCAGTGCAGCAATATTTCCAACATGTACAAGGACCGCGACCCGCGTTTCTATGCCACCATCTTTTTTCAATATGAGTACTGGGACTCTGCCAGCCATAGCCGCCCGCTGAAGTATGCCTATTTTGGTGGTGCAAACGGCGCCTGTGATGGCTGGCCCAAATCCGGCACCAACTGTGAAACCGGCTACGGCTGGCGGAAATGGATGAACCCCAACGTAAACCTGAGAAGCGGTAATGGTACTACCAACCGCAATTACCCGGTGATCCGCCTGCCGGAAATATTGCTGGCTTATGCAGAAGCGACCAATGAATTCCAGGCGGCACCTACCCAGGATGTTTATGATGCGGTGAATAAAATACGCGCCCGCGTATCCATGCCTGCATTGCCCATTACCGCGGAAGACCGCACCAAAGAAGGCATGCGCAAACGCATCCGCAACGAATGGCGCGTGGAATTTGCTTTTGAGAACCACCGCTTCTGGGATGTGCGCCGCTGGCTGATTGCCAAGCAGGTGGACAATGGCCCGATGTACGGGCTCAATGCACGCCCCAGCCAGGCGGAGTTACAGGCCACCGGGCTGGATGAGAACAGCGAAGCTGCCGGGGTAGCCGTGTTCTACAAACAAACGGTAAACCAGAACCGCGTGTTCACGGACAAACATTACCTCTTCCCGATCCCGCAGATCGAAGTGAATAAAAATCCTAACCTGGTACAGAACTACGGCTGGTAG
- a CDS encoding TonB-dependent receptor, which yields MRLTTFLMLVSVLQLHAKTEAQNISFSGTNVSVEKALMDIERQTHYGFFWNDQPVGAAPRISVHFSNYTLPQALDEILKGLPLTYRIENKFVYIVPRNPAPPPVLPVPEFTIHGTVTDSVKAPIPGVTIMVKGTSRGTATGVDGSYTLVVKKGDVLLFSHLGYIPKEVVVGLQEVIDVQLTPQANSLNDIVVIGYGTQQRKDVTGAIAAIGPKELKQSPVANISNALAGRLPGLITVQNSGEPGADGSALYIRGFGTTGNNSPLVLVDGIQRDFSSIDPNEVANITILKDAASTAIYGIRGANGVVLVTTRRGTNAKPSFNITAQNGWQSPTRLPEYANAYDALTLFREGLVNDGLSTTQYTDEILNHYKDRSKPAYEYLYPSVDWLGTMLKPYSTLTQANLNVKGGNDFARYFVSMSYLRQNGLYNFENQIKQYDIQAVTNKYNFRSNIDLQISRDLSMELNLGAIVRDRNYPGTSAQDLFTAMKQTPSWWYPLKNPDGSVPGTPNLSASPYALLVNSGYQRLFETTLQSTAGFKWDMHRLVEGLSSRVRLSFDNLNYRNVARSLSGSTYKYNLLPGVEADTVTDLAANGTYQTINQGNGTLDYQVTANGTRRTTLELFLNYDRSFGKHNVHAVAVYNQSSYFADVSSDQSNAIAGLPYKYDGLVGRVSYNYDNRYLAELNAGYNGSENFAAGKRLGFFPAVSAGWVISQEHFIRDNASFNFINNLKLRGSYGVVGNDQIGGARFLYLTAWTITNGGYQFGVNHDGNSNSGANETQIGNPDITWEKSRNADVGLDIDLWNGGLSISADYFKNHRSNILLTSQLISATLGLTNIPPTNGGVIDNHGYEISVEHRKEFRKQGYSIRFNASYARNKILYYAEPPYTGREWQAVTGTEVGSQYGYTSLGLYRNADDVAKSPDQSFFGQVQPGDVKYKDLNGDGVINSLDQGYLPGKVNTPRSILGLSLSYHYGPLDVSVFMQAGLGGTVMTTGAGIFPFSRFAGVLQDVINNHWVASAPDKNYEFPRISSQDNVNNQQTSTFWLKSSDYLRLKTFEIGYSFPKSMLRRIGFADARVFANGINLMTWDKLKIFDPEIANGGTGTYPQQKVVNAGLTFTF from the coding sequence ATGCGTTTAACGACATTCTTAATGCTGGTTTCCGTGCTACAGCTGCATGCAAAAACAGAAGCTCAAAACATCAGTTTCTCCGGTACGAATGTCTCAGTGGAAAAAGCACTGATGGACATAGAACGTCAGACCCACTATGGCTTTTTCTGGAACGACCAGCCCGTGGGCGCCGCGCCCCGCATCAGTGTGCACTTTTCCAACTACACCCTGCCCCAGGCCCTGGATGAGATCCTGAAAGGCCTGCCGCTTACTTACCGGATAGAGAACAAATTTGTATACATCGTGCCGCGCAACCCGGCACCGCCGCCAGTGCTGCCTGTGCCGGAATTCACCATCCACGGCACTGTTACAGACTCTGTGAAAGCGCCCATTCCCGGCGTTACCATCATGGTCAAAGGTACCTCCCGTGGTACGGCCACCGGTGTGGATGGCAGCTATACCCTGGTAGTAAAGAAGGGCGATGTGCTGCTCTTCAGCCACCTGGGTTACATTCCCAAGGAAGTGGTGGTAGGCCTGCAGGAAGTCATCGATGTGCAGCTTACGCCGCAGGCCAATTCCCTGAACGACATCGTGGTGATCGGGTATGGTACCCAGCAAAGGAAAGATGTAACCGGCGCCATTGCCGCCATTGGCCCCAAAGAGCTGAAACAAAGCCCCGTGGCCAATATCAGCAACGCACTGGCCGGCCGGCTGCCGGGCCTTATCACCGTGCAGAATAGCGGGGAGCCCGGCGCAGACGGATCTGCCCTGTATATCCGCGGCTTTGGTACCACCGGCAACAATTCACCCCTGGTGCTGGTGGATGGGATCCAGCGCGATTTTTCCAGCATCGATCCCAATGAAGTGGCCAACATCACCATCCTCAAAGACGCCGCCTCCACCGCCATTTACGGCATCCGTGGTGCCAATGGCGTGGTGCTGGTAACCACCCGCCGCGGCACCAATGCCAAGCCCAGTTTCAACATCACCGCGCAGAACGGCTGGCAATCCCCTACCCGCCTGCCGGAATACGCCAATGCCTATGATGCGCTGACCCTCTTCCGCGAAGGCCTGGTCAATGATGGGCTGAGCACCACGCAGTACACAGACGAGATCCTCAACCACTACAAAGACCGCAGCAAACCTGCGTATGAATACCTCTATCCCAGCGTGGACTGGCTGGGTACCATGCTGAAGCCTTACTCCACGCTCACCCAGGCCAACCTGAATGTAAAGGGCGGTAACGACTTTGCCCGCTACTTTGTATCCATGTCTTACCTGCGCCAGAATGGGCTGTACAATTTTGAGAACCAGATCAAGCAGTACGACATACAGGCGGTGACCAACAAGTATAACTTCCGCTCCAACATAGACCTGCAGATCTCCCGCGACCTCTCCATGGAACTGAACCTGGGCGCCATTGTAAGGGACCGGAACTACCCCGGCACCAGTGCGCAGGACCTCTTTACGGCCATGAAACAAACACCCTCCTGGTGGTACCCGCTAAAGAACCCTGATGGCTCTGTACCAGGTACGCCCAACCTGAGCGCCTCGCCTTACGCCCTGCTCGTGAACTCCGGCTACCAGCGCCTGTTTGAAACCACCCTGCAATCTACCGCGGGCTTCAAATGGGATATGCACCGCCTGGTGGAAGGCCTCAGCTCCCGTGTACGCCTTTCCTTCGATAACCTCAACTACCGCAACGTAGCCCGCTCCCTGAGTGGCTCCACGTACAAATACAACCTGCTGCCCGGCGTGGAGGCAGACACCGTGACCGACCTGGCGGCGAATGGAACATACCAGACCATCAACCAGGGTAATGGAACCCTGGACTACCAGGTAACCGCCAATGGCACCCGGCGCACCACGCTGGAACTGTTCCTGAACTACGACCGCAGCTTTGGCAAGCACAATGTGCATGCCGTGGCCGTTTACAACCAGTCCAGCTATTTCGCGGATGTATCCAGTGACCAGTCCAACGCGATTGCAGGCCTGCCCTACAAATACGATGGCCTGGTAGGCCGTGTGTCTTATAACTACGACAACCGCTACCTGGCGGAATTGAATGCGGGTTACAACGGTTCTGAAAACTTTGCAGCCGGTAAGCGCCTCGGCTTTTTCCCGGCAGTATCTGCCGGCTGGGTCATCTCCCAGGAACATTTTATCCGGGACAATGCTTCGTTCAATTTTATCAATAACCTGAAGCTGAGAGGCTCCTATGGCGTGGTGGGCAATGACCAGATAGGCGGTGCGCGCTTCCTCTATCTTACCGCGTGGACCATTACCAACGGCGGTTACCAGTTTGGTGTGAACCACGATGGTAATTCCAACAGTGGCGCCAATGAAACACAGATCGGCAACCCGGATATTACCTGGGAAAAATCGAGGAATGCAGATGTAGGCCTGGATATAGACCTGTGGAACGGAGGCTTGTCTATCAGTGCAGACTATTTCAAAAACCACCGCAGCAACATCCTGCTTACTTCACAGCTCATCTCCGCCACCCTGGGCCTTACCAACATTCCGCCTACCAATGGTGGTGTGATAGACAACCATGGCTATGAGATCTCCGTGGAGCACCGCAAGGAATTCCGGAAACAGGGTTACAGCATCCGCTTCAATGCGTCTTACGCCCGGAATAAGATCCTCTATTATGCAGAGCCCCCTTACACCGGCCGCGAATGGCAGGCCGTAACCGGCACGGAAGTGGGTAGCCAGTATGGGTACACTTCCCTGGGCCTTTACAGGAACGCGGACGATGTAGCTAAAAGCCCCGACCAGTCTTTCTTTGGCCAGGTGCAACCCGGTGATGTGAAATACAAGGACCTGAACGGGGATGGTGTGATCAACAGCCTGGACCAGGGTTACCTGCCGGGTAAAGTGAACACCCCGCGCAGCATTTTGGGCCTCAGCCTTTCTTATCACTATGGCCCGCTGGATGTGAGTGTGTTCATGCAGGCCGGCCTGGGTGGCACGGTGATGACCACCGGCGCCGGTATTTTCCCCTTCTCCCGCTTTGCCGGCGTGCTCCAGGACGTGATCAACAACCACTGGGTGGCCAGTGCTCCTGACAAGAACTACGAGTTTCCGCGCATCTCCTCGCAGGACAACGTGAACAACCAGCAGACCTCCACCTTCTGGCTGAAGTCCAGCGACTACCTGCGCCTTAAAACTTTTGAGATCGGGTATTCCTTTCCCAAATCCATGCTGCGCCGCATCGGCTTTGCAGATGCCCGCGTTTTTGCCAACGGCATCAACCTGATGACATGGGACAAGCTGAAGATCTTTGATCCCGAGATCGCCAACGGCGGCACCGGTACTTACCCGCAACAAAAAGTTGTAAATGCAGGCCTTACGTTCACCTTCTGA
- a CDS encoding FecR family protein: protein MDTQPSPEQIKTWVENFLAGTISEADRQSLEAWFRTMPEGPVEWKDAATARAGQLEQRMLHAIDARINRQEHRLRYRHRRRALLASGLLLAVAAGGWLLMQTWRHPGKTVAQKAAIEHDVQPGSTVATLLLADGKEIKLDSTHTVNVTTMQGRICLLNQHGNTTYVGNIPGKAAGNTLTTHRGEQAPAVTLPDGTKVWLNAASTLHFPSTFAGGAREVALSGEAYFEVAKDAAHPFIVSTASDRVEVLGTHFDVMAYPDEQVQKATLLEGSIRVRRGGNSALLHPGQQARTSAGDAIKVSEVDPDESVAWMYGRLPLRKMDIPSFMRSVSRWYDVNVAYEGPLPTATFSAMLIKDVPLSQLLVALDANGVHCRLQGRTVIVGQHP, encoded by the coding sequence ATGGATACGCAACCTTCACCGGAACAAATAAAAACCTGGGTAGAAAACTTTCTCGCGGGCACCATCAGCGAGGCAGACCGGCAATCGCTGGAAGCGTGGTTCAGGACCATGCCTGAAGGGCCTGTGGAATGGAAGGATGCGGCAACAGCCCGTGCCGGCCAGCTGGAACAGCGGATGTTGCACGCCATAGACGCCCGGATCAACCGGCAGGAACACCGCCTGCGCTACCGGCACCGAAGACGCGCCCTGCTGGCATCCGGCCTGCTGCTGGCCGTTGCTGCCGGTGGATGGCTGCTGATGCAGACCTGGCGCCATCCCGGGAAAACCGTGGCCCAAAAGGCTGCTATTGAGCATGATGTACAACCAGGTTCCACTGTTGCAACCTTGCTGTTGGCAGACGGCAAGGAAATAAAACTGGATAGCACACATACGGTAAACGTAACCACCATGCAAGGCCGGATCTGCCTGTTGAACCAACATGGCAATACCACCTACGTAGGGAACATTCCCGGCAAAGCTGCCGGGAACACGCTCACCACCCACCGCGGGGAGCAAGCCCCCGCAGTGACGCTACCGGATGGCACCAAAGTGTGGCTGAACGCCGCATCCACCCTGCATTTCCCGTCCACTTTTGCGGGCGGGGCGCGGGAAGTGGCCCTTTCCGGCGAGGCGTATTTTGAAGTAGCAAAAGATGCCGCGCACCCGTTTATTGTAAGCACTGCTTCCGACCGGGTGGAAGTACTGGGTACCCACTTTGACGTAATGGCCTATCCCGATGAACAGGTGCAAAAAGCCACCCTGCTGGAAGGCAGCATCCGGGTGCGCCGTGGTGGCAACAGCGCTTTGCTGCACCCCGGCCAGCAGGCCAGGACCAGCGCAGGCGATGCGATCAAAGTAAGCGAGGTGGACCCGGACGAATCCGTAGCCTGGATGTACGGGCGGCTGCCCCTGCGCAAGATGGACATTCCTTCTTTTATGCGCAGTGTATCCCGGTGGTACGATGTAAACGTGGCGTATGAAGGCCCGCTTCCTACGGCCACCTTCAGCGCCATGCTGATCAAGGACGTTCCTTTATCCCAGCTGCTGGTAGCGCTGGATGCCAATGGCGTGCATTGCCGCCTGCAGGGAAGAACGGTGATCGTAGGCCAGCATCCGTAA
- a CDS encoding RNA polymerase sigma-70 factor, whose translation MNHYQSLNDQALAGLLQTGDRQAFTALYSRYWEKMVIVAYVKLQSTQDAEEVVQDLFVDIWNRRGNLQLRNSFHTYISGALKYKIYTFIGRKNQELARSGSLAMEDICRNTEEWLSYEALREDLEKAVLELPEKCRLVFRLSRENGLSNQDIANTLSIAPKTVEKHLTKALLHLRTALKSFFFLFL comes from the coding sequence ATGAACCACTACCAATCCCTCAACGACCAGGCGTTGGCCGGATTACTTCAAACCGGCGACCGGCAGGCCTTCACGGCCCTGTACAGCCGTTATTGGGAAAAGATGGTCATCGTGGCGTATGTAAAACTCCAGTCTACCCAGGATGCAGAGGAAGTAGTGCAGGACCTCTTTGTAGACATCTGGAACCGGCGGGGCAACCTCCAGCTCAGGAACAGCTTTCACACCTACATCAGCGGCGCCCTTAAATACAAGATCTATACTTTTATTGGCAGGAAGAACCAGGAACTGGCCCGCAGCGGCAGTCTTGCCATGGAAGACATTTGCCGCAATACCGAAGAATGGCTCTCCTACGAAGCCTTACGGGAAGACCTGGAAAAAGCGGTACTGGAGCTGCCGGAAAAATGCCGGCTGGTATTCCGCCTGAGCCGGGAAAACGGGCTCTCTAACCAGGACATTGCCAACACCCTTTCCATTGCCCCCAAAACCGTGGAGAAGCACCTCACCAAAGCGCTCTTACACCTGCGCACCGCCCTCAAAAGCTTCTTCTTCCTATTCCTTTAA